The genomic stretch TTGTATAACTCAAGTGGTATTAGCATCGACTTCGAGACATGAAAAAGTCGATTGCGAAAAAACAAATCTAATCAAAGGGGGTGACGATACTAAtttcaaggaaaaaataaaataatattaaaataagaaaaaataataatataaaaaaatataatttcaaattttttcaaacGTGATATTTCACAAATTCtgactaatggtgaaaaaataaaagtaatttttttaaaaaaaatagagggaAAAAAGTAATTCTGACTAATGATAtacaattttctttttcaaaaaggaactccctgcttgattggtggtttcatCAATTTAGAGCGGCcacactttgataccaattgttggttcgtTGCgcgagaggggggggtgaatagcgctcattgtaacgacctggcccctCAGCCCCTTGGGCAACCCAACTGGTGGGCCATTTggtggccccttggcggtcccttgggcgacctaactgacgaccccttatgtcgtcgaccgacgaccctcggccgtaccgttactcactaggtctccCACCTCtggccaatggatttttgccttccccaggattcgaactctagacctccaagctaagtactagagtttatgaatcctagtagccaagtgagcactctaataccaaataaattgtcacaccccaggtagtccctgtcagagaaaatttcggcagcatctccccagtacggtgacaatatgaaatttaTACAATGCccccagggccacatatacatcggccaacacggccggaacaataacagtacAAATATAACAGTACAATAAGTAAACATCCACGCAATTTTATAATGACAACTAAACATAAGCAAAGATAAGGGAAACAtcgcaaaaatcctactcaactacactcataaagcacaaaaccgatatcaTCCAAACAAAAACCCATCGATAACAAGGGATCTTACAAAAATCCAAATTCCAGCAGATACAAGTCTGACATAATaagaaaaaacaaaacaaggatcCAAAGTGGAAATCCTCGCAACCTGAAGggggactagtgactggaactcctccgacaacctcaacctgaaaagagtAATAATGGGTTGTGAGTCTaacactcagcgaatacctaattgacatgtatagtaaactataacaaatagcaataactatgcgtacagtctcctgatataacataTAGAAAGTGCAGAACCAAAAGATAAGGAGTAACTGTACTAATCGGAACCTGAGTATCAAGGTCATCAGACCCAAAGTATCATaactcctgtatgcatgtcaaacaatgcatccaaccaatatgcagcatataaagtgcaacaaacacaaacaataagtGCAcgtaatgcatatgatgccaacaacatgtcctggtcacccctgacgccagtcagccatctcccacacgatggtgagaccgagtgggtagagctgtgacaaccgtgcactctatcgtcactgctcctgatgagtgactgagtggacgggatgctatcggagtacacctatcctcctacctcaaacatagtgaggcggcgcaatgctctcatctcccagtacgcgatgacggggagggatctctgccggcaaccacgctgcgtcacactacccataagcggaccaacagagccaaacagagcaacctgctacACACACCCTgcttgaataaaaaccactaacccatgagtggttgtgtgtgcagatccatgtaactggcgacgcgctcacaataatggagctgccaaccgctcagcatgcaatcattcaagatggtgcatgtcactaagctgAGAAACATCCTAATCCTATCCCTCTCCATATAATGTGTACCAAGATATGTGgagcaaataatatgatctaggtacacgtGTCAAGTAGGGTATCTAACCAGTGCAGAATTTCATAGAGCATGACATGTCACTACCTCATAAATAATAAATAGGTAACAAACAATACATGATTGGAAATAAATAGTGAcatgccgatgcagatataatcataattattactacttgttaaattctactagacatatcaacaagacgtatcaaaatagataggtcaaggtacccgtctcaaatagaaggtccaatccagtcaaatccaaagtcgagacgcccgtctcgaatcagagtcctgcgccaaacaatatacaaatattttatttagctaaattcataagaacagctaaataaaatccctaggactaatttagggtaaaaccctaatcacataaaatcaattggtcaactagggttagtttccttaaccctagtcaacccatTACACAGTTTGATTTAAGACTAAACTTAAATCAACTTGAACTCTCCCAATATAAACCTAATCAATCTACACATGTTCGTCTAACTATAAAACATATTAAATACCTACCCTTACCTCAATTTACAATCGCTACTGCCACTGGAACAAGGTGTTGCAGGATGGGGTTGCTGCCAGAATCAAGAACACCCAATAGAACTGAGTCTCCCTGCCGAAATCCTTCCCACTGATCAGATCAAGTTGAGTTCAATAAGTGGAATCACAAATCAAGCAACAACCTAATCTTATCTCACTAAACCTCACTGATATCAACCGGATCAAGCAGGAGGTCACTGATGTGATCGAGCAGAGGGGTGGCGACTGAGAAGGATCACAAGCTAGGGCACGAGGAAGAAACTAGGACTTGAATCCTCCTTGCTCCTGGCCGGAAACAACCCGAGCAGAGACGTGCTGGTGAAGGACCTAGGGCATAGGCAGCGCGAGGAAGATGAGGATCGATTGAGGCGATGTCGCGAGGAAAAAGGTGATCGGCTCGGGGACTCTCGGTGGCTGGCACAAAGGAGAACGGAGAGGGGCGGTGAGGGATCAGGTGCTAGGGCACCGCTGGAATGAAGCTCGCGTGCCGGTGGAGGTGGATCGGCCGAGAGGAGGCAGTAGTACGCAACCCAAATtagggcaaagggagaggaagtaGCGTCGGGACCTTGGCTTTCCTTTGGCTGGTCATTTTGTAGGCGAGGGGAGGAGCGGAATTGACGCGAGGGCGGTGGTGGTTTGGGAAAGAAGTGAAACCGTCGGAGTGAAGAGGGACGGCGTTGGGGAAAGGAAACAGGCACGGGTTCGGCGggtgaggaaaaataaaaggaaaaggaaaaaagaaataaaattaataaacttttcctcacttaaatggggtagcctaaacaagctttttcCGGGCccaattttatccccgtaacctaagtcatacgagctccgaaaaattcccgaaaaaatttctaaaaattccagaaaattcccttatggttatccgccctttttcggtattttacattctcccctcactaataaaaatttggtccccaaatttcgttatctaccatcaacaagtactaacaacagatagaaagtataaatgctgaacggaaaataacccacatacctcaagtgaaaagattaTCCTCGAGGTCCCAGGTAGTCTCCTTGTccaaatgatgctgccatctgactttaaccagtcagatagtcttgttccgcagctgacgctccttctagtccagaatccgtatcggaacctcctcgtaggtggcGTCAGGCTGAAGGAAAACTGGTATATCAGACAGCACATGAGCTGGGTcggctatgtatctcctcagcatagatacatgaaatacgtcGTGCACGCTTGCCAGAGCCGGTGGTAGCGCCaggcgataagctactgctccaatcctctccaagatctaaaaagggccaatgtaccgcggagctagcttacctttgaggccaaatctcttcacccctttcatgggtgaaactcgcagaaaaacatggtcgccaatagagaactccaggggtctacgtctccgatcaacataactcttctggcgatcctatGCCTCGGACATCCTccatctaatagtacggaccaactctgcctcctgctgagctctatgaggtcccaacagatgggcctccccaacctcatcccagagggtgggtgtccgacaaggcctaccatacaacgcttcaaacggtgccatctggatagccgaatgaaagctgttgttgtaggcgaactctaccaatggcaatggtcctcccaactgcctccgaaatccaatacacaagacctcagcaaatcctctagagtctgaatggtccgctctgactgtccatctgtctgtggatggaaagctgtactaaaacggagctgagtgcccgaggcctactgcagactctacCAAAATCCGAACGCggaccgtgggtctctatctgaaataatactcaATGGGACACCATGCAatttgatgatctcccggcaatacaaatctaccaatcgatccagagaatcggtcTCCCAGATtactaagaagtgcgcggatttggttaatcggtcaacgattaaccaaatcgagtcatggtctcgtcgtgtcctaggcaatcctaccacaaaatccatagtaatgtgctcccattttcactctggaatagggatcctctgaagtaatccagcaggtctctggtgctcagccttcacctgctgacagacaagacatctagctacaaactctttgatgtctttcttcataccgttccaccaataggaacgcctcaaatcgtGATACATACGagttccacctgggtggatagaaaatctagagcgatgagcctcctgaagtaaattctccatgaccgggtgagactaagGCACACATAATCTGTCTCAGAAACAAACAATatcctcgtcatctcgtgtaaactcagtcGGTTGTCCGGaaactatctggctgccaatgaactgtcaATGCTGAtctccagcctgggcctctcggatcctagtcctgatcgacaactgagcaaccatagtaaccagAATGCCCTGctttgtctgtccctgctcctgaagaCCCAGcttggagaaaccctgaaccaagtctgtgactgaaactcggtggcaagccaaagtccctctggacttcctggtaagtgcatcggcaaccacattagctttccctgggtggtagctaatggtacaatcgtaatacttcaggaactccatccatctcctctgtcggagactaagttccttctgggtgaaaatatatttgagactcttatgatcagtgagaatctcaaatgtaatggcgtatagatgatgtcgccaaatcttcagagcaaatataatagcggccaactccaaatcatgaactgggtagttcttctcatgctccttcaactaccgagaagcataggagactaccctgtcgtgctgcatcagaacagcgcccagaccctatagagatgcgtcggtgtagagcacgaatccgtcctctccaacgggcaaaaccaaaacgggtgccgatactaatctctgcttcagctcccggaagctggtctcgcagtcctcggaccacgtgaacttcacgcctttcctggtcaggcatgtcagtggcatagcgatatgcgagaaaccctcgacaaaccgTTGGTAATATCcggctaatcccagaaaactgcggatctcctgaactaatTTCGGCTactcccagctggtgacaacctcgatcttctgagggtctacggaaatacctcttctagagaccacgtgtcccagaaaatcgactgaggatagccagaaagcacacttgctgaacttcgtatatagctgatgtcatcgaagagtctccaagactatgcgaaaatgctgtgcatgctcctcctcggaactcaagtagatcaaaatgtcgtcgatgaaaacgacaacgaactgatctaggtactccagaaagatgtggttcatcaaatccataaataccgctggagcattggtaagcccaaatggtattaccaaaaactcataatgactgtATCTAGTACAAaaagttgtcttctgaatatcagattctttgagtctcaactgatgatatccagaccacagatcaatcttagaatacactgaggtacctctgagctgatcaaacaaatcctcgatccacggtaaggggtacttatttctgacgatcACTGCATTCAATtgtctgtaatcgatgcacaactttagagtaccatcctttttcataacgaatagtactggagaaccccacggagaaacactagggcgaataaatcccctatccaataactcctagagttggacctttagctcgtccaactctttcggtgccatacgatatggAGATTTCGATGTTGGCGCGGTCCccagaatcagctcaatagcaaactccacttgccttcgaggaggcgagcctggtagctcatctggaaatacatctggatactctcggaccattGGAACGTCAGAGAGCTGGgaactactgctgtcgtcagtattaatcaaagacAGAAGacaaccctgacagccatgtgacagcagcttctgagcctgaatcgccgaaatgatcgatatgccatcgtccctgatgccagtgaaattccACGAGGGTTAGTTCGAAGgtcgaaatgtgaccaccctcgtctgccAATCAACCATGGCATTATATGCAGACAACCAATCCATGTCAAGGATAATgtcaaactcgaccatttccagcaTTAATAAGTCaaccataagtatcatgttgacaaaatctaacgggcaacatctgacctcctgagtgatggtccaatgtatcaccggacgatAAGGAGACAGTTAGTCGCTATGGTCTACGAGTAGGTattctaccaatctcccgcataaaggtatgagatataaaagaatgcgagctaccagtatctatcagcatatcagcggataatgcataaagtaaaaccataccgcggaaaacggatccgtcggcccgctgtgcatcctctctggttaCCGCATGAATATGTCCAATTTCTGACAAtggtggaggtggtagtgctgccaaaggctgcgacgcctgagtctgagcctgccactgtgaTGGTGTCGAGTACTGAGCCAGAGACGGATAGGTAGACTGAGACTGATACTGGACCGGCAGTTGGGGTTGTGActggtactgcccctgagtcagatactgTGGTCTTGGAACAAAGCTTTGTGGTACTCTGAGGCCTTCGGACTGCTCCTGTCCAtccatgccatatgcagctgctaccgggggagctgtcctctgctggctatgcgaagattgggcactccgccctcctcgataagctCCTGTCTGACTAGGCTGTCCTCCATGACCAGACACTCCGGAAGCGATATGCTAAGCCTTCAatgaacaatctcggctcaggtgcccaggcagtttgcaataatagcaaaccgaCTGTCCTAGGGAGCAAGCTGTGGTGACGTggtctctggatccacatctggtGCAGTGAGTGTCGCTGGCGGGCTGTTTCcgattctgctgagaagaccgggaacgtcctgatgaagatcgcccTAACTTCTGAGGCTAACCAGAAGCctcagaagtaccctgacctggccgactgcgaccactctgctgctgtccggtcgcctgtgcctgctggatctgtcctgatgtctgacccgtctgcttccttttcctgtccggaaACACTCTTTGCTGAGctgactctatcatcagggctctGTCCAATGTCTCGATGTAGGATGAACTCCAAAAACCGGCAATCTATACTTGCATATGTCCATCCAATCCCTGAATAAACTGATGCATAtgggaactgtcctcagcaactaattcTGGACAGAATTTGGCCAACCGGTTAAACTCAGCATTATACTCTATCACCGAATGGTTCTTCTGTcgtagactcagaaaatcctaccgGCGAGTCATTTGATAGTCCCGTGAAAAGtatcggctctcaaaagcctctctgaatctggcccaggtgatgttctgctcgcctatGATGGACCGCTGtgtaacccaccaggtgtcgacctcatcccgtaaatggaaagcagctagctctgctttctcccactcagagcaagccatgtagaagaaggtccgctccatggtctctatccaggactgagCCACACTTGGATCAGTCTCTcatcggaagagtgtgaatcgactcttcattgaCTCTGCCAGTGCTGGGATCCGGGCTCGTGCCGCGACTATATCAGTGAGGTGAGTatggacggctgcaggaactggcggaaccactggagctggtataACAAGTGGTACCGCTACATAGGCCGGGGGAAACATCCCCGGTGCTGCTGCATAGGCTGGGGCAGGTGCCATTGGTGGCATCGCAGGGTCAGCATAGGTGGGCgcgactggaggtacggtaggtggtggtaccggaGGTGGAGCAACTGGTGCTGCTGGTGCGGGTGCCGCGTATGCAGTGGGCACCGGTGGCAGTGGTGCCTGGTATGCCGTAGGCACTGGTGGTGGTGGTGCCGGGTATGCCAGTGGTACCATAAATACAATAGGAGTGAGTACGGCGGATACGGTCGGGGTAGGTACCTCTGTAACCATcggagtctgagagcccgacgcgcccgcagtgcCATacggagtctgtccctgactggcAGGCTAGACGCCAGCAGACATCTCTGGCGACTCTGCTACCAAGGACTCTAACGTCCTCCTGCGTGGTCGTCCTGCACCACGTCTCGGCACGGGAGCACGTGCACCTCGCCTCATATTTGATAAGCTATCactcagatattactacaagtaacaaaaattataaaattacctttttacctatttgtcgtcaGAAAATGTTCCATCACTGTCCAGTCCCCATAAATAACCTTGGAATCCCAtacgagaaaatcgacgaaaatccgtacaaatccaaaacggaagtccgaaacataatcatgacgaaaatccatacaaatcGGAAAATGCCCAGTAAACCTCGCAaacctggctctaataccaaataaattgtcacgccccaggtagtccctgctagAGAAAATTtcaacagcatctcccctgtacggtgatAATATGAAATTTATACAATGCCCCcaaggccacatatacatcggccaacacggctggaataataacagtacaAATATAGTAGTACAGTAAGTAAACATCCACGTAGTTTTATAATGACAACTAAACATAAGCAAAGATAAGGAAAACATCgtaaaaatcctactcaactacactcataaagcacaaaactgatatCATCCAAACAAAAATCCATCGATAACAAGGGATCGTACAAAAATCCAAATTCCAGCAGATACAAGTCTGAcataataagaaaaaccaaaacaaGAATCCAAAGTGGAAATCCTCGCAACCTGAAGGGGCACTAGTGACTAGAACTCCTccgacaacctcaacctgaaaagagtAATACCTCCAACACTCAacgaatacctagttgacatgcataataaattataacaaatagcaataactatgtgtacagtctcctgatataacataTAGAAAGTGCAGAACCAAAAGATAAggagtaactgtactaaccggaaccTGGGTATCAAGGCCGTCAGACCCAAAGTATCATaactcctgtatgcatgtcaaacaatgcattcaaccaatatgcagcatataaagtgcaacaaacacaagcaataagtgcacgtaatgcatatgatgccaataacatgtcctggtcacccctgacgccagtcagccatctcacacacgatggtgagaccaagtgggaagggctgtgacaactgtgcactctgtcgtcactgctcctgatgagtgaccgagtggacgggatgctgtcggagtgcacctatcctcctacctcaaacatagtgagggactgtaatgctctcatctcctggtatgCGATGACGGGGAgagatccctgccggctaccacgctgcgtcacactacccatgagcggatcaacggagccaaacagagcaacctactgcacacaccctgcctgaataaaaaccactaacccatgagtagttGTGTGTGCATATCTATATAACTAGCGAcgtgctcacaataatggagctgccaaccgctcagcatgcaatcatgcaagatggtgcatgtcactaagccgaGAAACATCCTAATCCTATCCCTCTCCATATAATGTGTACCAAGATATGTGgaacaaataatatgatctaggtacacatgtcaagtagggtATCTAACCAGTGCAACATATCATAGAGCATGACATGTCACTACCTCATAAATAATAAACAAGTAACAAACAATACATGATCGGAAATAAATAGTGA from Zingiber officinale cultivar Zhangliang chromosome 5B, Zo_v1.1, whole genome shotgun sequence encodes the following:
- the LOC121986525 gene encoding extensin-like; protein product: MVTEVPTPTVSAVLTPIVFMVPLAYPAPPPPVPTAYQAPLPPVPTAYAAPAPAAPVAPPPVPPPTVPPVAPTYADPAMPPMAPAPAYAAAPGMFPPAYVAVPLVIPAPVVPPVPAAVHTHLTDIVAARARIPALAESMKSRFTLFR